The genomic segment GATCCATGCTCGGGGCGGTCAGCCCGACTGGAATTTGCTCGTAAATGGGCGCGCGAAAGTTCTGCCCATCTGCACCGGAATCCGTCCTGAGAAGATGCATCTCTGCCACTTTGCGTTTGGAGGCGAAAATTCTATAGTTGCGGTGCAGAAGAGAAGAAAAAAATTTCTCTTTGCGCGCTCGAAACGAGACATATATAGAAAATAATTCCAGTCAACCCCGTTTGTGGGGAAGCGAGTATCGCATGCGGTTCTTGCCGGTGTTTCTCGATCTCAAGGCCGGCCCGGTGATTCTCATCGGCGCGGGCGAGCTTTTGCGCGCCAAGCTGCGCGTGCTCGCCGCTGCCGGCGCGCGGCTGCGCGTGCATGCGATCGACGGCAATCATGACCTCGGCCTGGGCTCCGAAGATGCGGCCCGCATCGAGATCGCGGCGAGCGATCCGCTCACGGCCGATCTTTCAGGGGTCATCGCTGTCGTCTGCGCGGGCGCAGGCGATGTCGGTGTGGCCATGTCGGCTCGCGCCAAGTCGCTCGGCCTTCCCGTCAACGTCATGGACGACCTCGAGCATTCCAGCTTCATCTTTCCGGCCATCGTCGATCGCGGCGACGTCGTGGTCGCGGTCGGCACCGGCGGCACCTCCCCGGTGGTGGCGCGGCGCGTGCGCGAGAAGATCGAGGCGCTGCTGCCGGCGCGCATCGGCGAACTCGCCGAGTTCATCGGCACCTTCCGCAAGTCCATCAACGAGCGCATCGCCGAGTTTCCGCTGCGCCGCCGCTTCTGGGAGCGCGTCATCGACGGTCCGATCGGCGCCGCCGTGCTCGCCGGCCGCAAGAGCGAAGCGGACGCATCGCTCAAGGCAATCTCCGATCCCTCCGCCTTCGCGCGCGCCGACAAGCCGGAAGGCTCGGTCGCGCTGGTCGGCGCCGGCCCCGGCGATCCGGATCTGCTCACCATCAAGGCGCTGCGCGCGCTGCAGGACGCCGACATCGTCTTCCATGACGAACTGGTCTCGCCCGAGATTCTGGATCGCATTCGCCGCGACACCGCGCGCGTTGCGGTCGGCCGCCGCGTCGGCAAGCCCGGCATCGGCCAGGACGCCATCAACAAGCGCATGATCGAGGCCGCGCAATCGGGCCAGCGCGTCGTGCGGCTGAAGGGCGGCGATCCCTTCGTATTCGGCCGCGGCGGCGAAGAAGTGGAAGCGCTGCGCGCCGCCGGCGTCGCCTATTCGATCATTCCCGGCATCACTGCAGGCCTAGGCGCCGCTGCCGATTTCGAGGTGCCGCTCACTTATCGTCACGAAGCGACCCGCATCACCTTTCTCACCGCGCACAAGTCGCGCGATGCCGAGAACGTGGATTGGTCGACGCTGACCGACACGAAGATGACCGTCGTGGTCTACATGGGCGTGACCGCAGCGCCCGCCGTGCGCGCCGGCCTGTTCGCGGCCGGTCGCTCGCCGGAGACGCCGGTCGGCGTGTTCGCCCGCGTCACGCGACCCGAGGCCCAAGGCGCGATCGGCACGCTGCGCGACCTGCCGGAACTGGTGCGGCGGATCCATGGCGGTCCCGCCATCCTCATCATCGGCGACGTGGTCCGGCATGCCGGTTCGCATCGCCGCCAGACTCCCAAGCAAATCATCTCTGACCTATTGGATGCAGCCGAATGACCTCTCCGCTCGAACAGAAGAAGATCAAGATCGCCGGCCCCTCGGTCGTGACGGCCAACCGCACCTGGGACGGCATCGTGGTCTACCGCACCGCCGCCAAAAGCTGGTCCGCCGAGCTATCGGAAGCCGCCATCGTGCGCAACTCCGACGAGGCCAAGGCGTTGCTTGCGGAAGCCGTGGCCGATGACGTC from the Bradyrhizobium sp. WBAH42 genome contains:
- the cysG gene encoding siroheme synthase CysG, with translation MRFLPVFLDLKAGPVILIGAGELLRAKLRVLAAAGARLRVHAIDGNHDLGLGSEDAARIEIAASDPLTADLSGVIAVVCAGAGDVGVAMSARAKSLGLPVNVMDDLEHSSFIFPAIVDRGDVVVAVGTGGTSPVVARRVREKIEALLPARIGELAEFIGTFRKSINERIAEFPLRRRFWERVIDGPIGAAVLAGRKSEADASLKAISDPSAFARADKPEGSVALVGAGPGDPDLLTIKALRALQDADIVFHDELVSPEILDRIRRDTARVAVGRRVGKPGIGQDAINKRMIEAAQSGQRVVRLKGGDPFVFGRGGEEVEALRAAGVAYSIIPGITAGLGAAADFEVPLTYRHEATRITFLTAHKSRDAENVDWSTLTDTKMTVVVYMGVTAAPAVRAGLFAAGRSPETPVGVFARVTRPEAQGAIGTLRDLPELVRRIHGGPAILIIGDVVRHAGSHRRQTPKQIISDLLDAAE
- a CDS encoding DUF2849 domain-containing protein; amino-acid sequence: MTSPLEQKKIKIAGPSVVTANRTWDGIVVYRTAAKSWSAELSEAAIVRNSDEAKALLAEAVADDVGAIGPYIAPVEIGDDGKVLPGNLREQIRRTGVTIGQPAQV